Part of the Haliotis asinina isolate JCU_RB_2024 chromosome 8, JCU_Hal_asi_v2, whole genome shotgun sequence genome is shown below.
CTTGAAGGAGAGACGTTGACGCTTGTGTGCAACGTGACAGGTGTTCCGATGCCAACAGTCACGTGGTACCGACACCCGCTTGAGGACGATGGCGAAAAGGAAAGTAAGTAACCTGagctgttttgaaaatataacgTCATGTTGGGCGTGGATAGTTACACAAATTATAAAGTGTATTAAGCTTACCAAAGTACTATTTTTACATCAATTGCATAACTGGAGGAGGGAAGGAGTCATGCAGTGGTCCACGGCGCCACTTCTTCATTAGCACTGGCTGGTATGGTTGATTATCACTATTAGAGCGGCAGCGCCACATGTTCACGTGGCCTAAGTGGTTTAATGACTGCGAGCTACGTGACTTGGATCTCACCACCAAGCTAACGCCCTGTAATACCGTTCAAAATGGTGTTAAACCCATTTTCTGTGGACAGATTCTGCTCTCTACATCGTTGATGGTTTGACACGTCCAGCACTTGttgaatttcagcaatatacatgTACGGACCCTTTTACTGGTTGTGCAGGGATGGAGCTCAGTTGTGTTCTGCGTTGCAAATTGcttgcagagttgcatcccttaggCTGAACAGAATAAAGGTTTATTAGTTTGTCAGTTTCTTGTTCTTAGCACTGGACTATAGTCAGTTGCTCGTGGTTATCAACGGGTGATAATTTTTTCATACTTGCTTCAATTTGGACTTTTCCTCCCATAACGCGATGTGGGTGACACCATGTTCAGCggcgtgaaaaaaaaacatgcgttaaactaaattcacccacTCAGTGTCATTCTCATTCCATGCCGTAAGCTATGTGATGACCAGTGAAACAGGTGGTGTTGATGGGTCTCGGATATTTAAAGCATTTGTATGTCACACGCAAACCACCCTGCGAAAGATACTGCTGAAATGGTTTTAAAATATAGTGAACCCGTCTTCACTCACAAAGGCAACGGAGATTTACAACTCAATCAAATGTTACTATATTTCTGAGACAACGGAATGTCCTAAACAAACAGACCTGAAATCAAGAATATCTCCCGTTTCAATAAGTCCTTTTGGCCATGCCATCCCGAATGTAATTGTGGTTTATACTCCTATTTCCCATGTGGCAACTCTTGATCCGCACCGTAGCAACAACGTAACCTTCTCCCAAAGGCGATAAAGCATTGACGCCGTGGCGAATATTGCGATACAAAGGAGACATTGATGGTGTAACCGGCAGCTGAGATTGATGCGACCTGTGGTGCGGAGGTTATGAATGATGGAAGCATCTCTCAGTGTCATGTCTTCAAACATTGTCCCCGACCTCATTCGATCGTTACGCGGTTGGTGGTCAGATGAAGTCAGATGAAGTCGGTACGTGTTGATTGCTCCGTTCATCGATGAAGCGAAGACAGCCACGGACTCTTGAACAAACCTTTATATGTCCTTAGATAGCCAcggtgatttttttaaaaagtctcTTTTAATTACATTTGGATTAAATTGATTGTGTTCTCTGTAATCAAGGGTTTCGTATGTTACCAATAACAGTTGTAACGCTTGGATCCTTGTTTATTGCAAGAGTTCTAAGAAAAGCCATGTGCTGTATTCATGTGGTACAGTACTTTGCAATAAGTAGgaatacatttatacattttacgAGAATTGAATTTTGAAATACTCAGTTTCTTTTATTTATTCGCCCGCAAGTATATCCTTCTTTGTTAAGCATATATTCTCCTGGGTATATAATTATGGGGAAATTCACCTCTAGAAAATACACTCTTTTCTAGGGGGTACGTGACAAGATAAAATTTAAATGAACTCGAATGTCCAACATTTTCCCCACATGGTATTTTTCAAGtaatacatacaaaatatagagcttcagaaaaaaatgtagTGTCATTATTTTCTCCATACAGGAATCGGCATGGACGGTGAAGTCCTTGTCATTTACAACGTCAGTCGATACTGCAGCGACACCTACGAATGTGTGGCATTCAATGATGTTCCCCCAGCAGTGAACAGACAGATAAAAGTAACCGTGCAGTGTAAGTAGCGACTCATCGCAGCTAATTGTCACCCTCAGCAAAAAAATATGAGAATTTTATTCCAGTCAAGCGATAATGCTTAAATAACAATGTAAAAATCGACTCGCAACAAGCCAGGAACCtctaaatacaatttgttatagTAACTAATTTTTTACAATCGATTTTATTAAATACCTTTTTGTGTAGATTGAATCTTGGATgggttttattgttttttggTCATCTAGAGGTCGTTTTGCAACTTCAGCTTGTTTCGTTTTAGTCGTGAATCCCATTGTTTCAGACGCATTACACATTACATGTGACCTGATAATGCCACCATATCTGCTGCCACAAGTTCATCATTTGGATCGTTAAACAAAATAACTTTGATAAAGCTTGCCTCATGTTTATTCTTTTCCTCGTCTTCTCAAGTTAAATGTACGAATTTTATATTAACTTCAGCATTTACAAGTCGCTATGTTCAAAAGGTATTCCTATATGTTACAAGCAGCACATAACAAACACTATCGATGTGATGCTGCGCAAACAAGATAGAAATCGAACGTAAAGCGCTGTCTTTGCCCCTTCGCTCAGCCCCTTTAACGTCGAGAGTAGCGTCTCAAAGTATCGATCAACATGACCAACTCTCACAAAACCAAGCGGTCATAAAATACTTGAATCAATTCCCTTGACGATATGATAAACCGCAACATAGCAGAGATAATaaagtgtattgatgtatttcCTGAATACACTGCAAATGTCGTTTTAAGACACAATACAAAACAAGGAATTACATTCTAGTTGCCCTTCATCCtcaggtttttgttttgctgtAATGAAACTCCTTCTTTAGATTGGTTTTCAAGAATCCGTTTTAAGTGGATTATATACACAGTACATCATTGGCAACGAATGTTCCCGGGTAATTGTTGTGATGCATGCCATGGACTTTCTTGCAGTTACCCATAAATGTAGTCATTGTACCTTTACGTCAAATTTGGTGGAAAGGGAATGTATATTTGACCGCCTTTGAAGAAtagcattttcatttttaacttCAGTGTGCATCAGTGACCAAATATCGAAATATTTCGATGTTATTATGAATGTCAGATTTGTGAGATAAGTCCTATGTGCTAACTTGTTTTTGTCTTACAGTTCCGCCTGAGGTCAGATTGCCCACCAAACGCATAGGGCAGGCTGTTGGCAAGGAAACTATCTTAGAATGTGTCATTTCTGCCAGTCCACACGAGATAAGCGTATGGATTCGAAATGGCAAGGTTAGTTTAACTGTTCCTACATGTGTCGTTTCACTGTACTTGAACACTATATGGAATACGGCGgttttctttcttcattttcatgttGGTGTTTGATAAGAATTTTGTTTTCTCAAATATTAGCTGttaaaaaatattgtacatgttgTTGGCTATTAAGGGGAAGGCTTCACGCGTCATGTAGACACACCCGGATGTGACGAAACTGATTATAACTAATAATACTGTGCATATATTTTAGTGAAATCACTATATGATATCATTTTCACTCGGGATAAAGAAAATAGATTGCTATTGAATATGAACACTTAATTACCTTGTTGATAAGTAGGTTTTTCCCATTCTTTATGATAATTTATACATATGGAATATGTGCTTGCAATGCATTTTGGTCCTACCATTTTTGTCCTAccattttttttccatttttggcCACAGGAACTGACCGACAGTGAAAAATATCGCATTGAGATATACGAAGATAAGGACCACACCATTACTCTAAGTTTGAGGATTAGAAATATCAACGCATTTGATTTTGGCCAGTATACCTGTATGGCCTCGAACATATTGGGCAAAGACAGGGAGACAATGGCGCTCTACGGTAAGTTGTGTACAGCGGTGCGGATCTCATTTGAATATATGATCCTGCAGCTAGACTCAGAAGTATGACGCGTTACGGTAACCAAGACTGTAAAGCCCATGTGAAAAGTTGGCTTCTGATTTTCATTTATCTTTATATCATGTCCATAACGTAAAAAAGGATCATGTATAAAAACCTTTTAATATTTTGCGTTctgtgatagcctagtggtgaaagcgttccctcgtcacaccGACGAGACACGGTTCGAGTTACGATGCGTGAACcacatttctggagtcccccaccattatattgatgaaatattgctaacagcagcgtaaaaccaaactcactcactaacttagGATATTTGAACATGTCCATTTCAGTGATTTCCAGTTTGAAACATATGACGTCACACTGTTTCATTGTTGAGTAAAATACAATATGCACCTCGTTGCTCATGACGCCCAAATGGATTACAATACGTTAATTAAACATTAAGTAGCCGTTAGCGACGTTTCTGTATAGCCCTAGCATTGAGTAGGGTTTCATCATTTGCTTTCTTAAATGCAAGTAATTATTAGGATTTATTAGGTTTTCTGGAACAATCAAACTGTGAACCAGCAAACGCATTGGGTGTAGAAAGGTGTTGATGTGGTCCTTTTTTTCTCACCCCGCGACGTGATGAAACATGTCTACACCAACTGACAGCATCCttcacaaaacaaagaaaatgacaGCGGTATTTGAGTAACAGCAATATTTGTAGGAGCAAGAGAGTCAAATAAGCGTATGACGTATGAATCGTTTGTTGGTTACAACTATAATGTTCTCCAACAACACGTGTAATGTCTTCTCTGTGTAGTTGCATATTTCTTTCAGTCACTTTTGTGTTCTTTTCTCGAAAACTGATATATCATATTGCGTCTTCGCTTCGACAAagttaaacaataaacgacTTGTATATGTAAAACGTTCAGTACAAACCTCAACAGAATTACCCTTCTGTATAATGTCTTTTACTcattgctgaaataatagaTTCTGTTTAATGGTGTATAGCAAATGTCACAGGGATTAAATGGACCAAAGGAAAATCAAAGTGAAAGAAACATCTGCTGCTTTATTTCAGCTGTGCTTGCAACACAGATCCCGTCCTTCTGGAACAATCAAACTTAGAAACAAGCAGATTGTtgactgtttttttttaaacaaaatattgtcaTGTTATTCTCAATATGTGCCGAATTAGTCttaatgccaatttctgaaaaaaaggCACACTTTCGTTTGTTTGGAGTTTAATCAATAGGAAGAATACAGATAAGAATCATGACGAAAAAATGTCAGTGTATCTTACAGAAAATAACTGGATTTCATGACACCGAGATTTGATACGGTTAGTGGGTGCAGTGGGTCTGTAGAGTTGTGGTCCTAAATCTGATAAGGATTATACGATTGCTGGTTCGAGTCCCAAACTTCACCTATAAGTTATCTGTCAACTCCATGGCCGCTTTGGGAGTTTTCAAATACCAAAGTTGATGAATATATTGGGTGACGTTTAACTTTTCGACAAAATAAACTGACTTCTTTGAATTTGTATTAAAGATACGAATATCCCGACATCATGATATATGTTACTGATGTTACTATAACGACATTATCTGTGACTCCAAGACGAACACAGAAGCGACCATATACATGTTGCTATGTTCTGTACATGTaccccgtgaacatccgggttctaatttgtcttcaacaacctatgtttgtcgtcagaggcgactaatggaatcgaatggtcagactcgctcacttgAGACACACATCGTATTCCATTCCGTATTTTTATGGCGGTGGTTTGTTCTCCTTCAGATTATTCGATATACACGAAAACAACGACGCGGTCTCCCTCAACTTCACCCCCTGCATTGTATACACCTTTTTCCCATTACCCCCGAGCCACACAGAGGACCCCGGGGCATGGGGGCCGCACAGAGCTGCAGTTTGTCACCATCAAACAGACGACGAAACACATACCTGAAAACAATGGTAATTTTACTGTTCAGTTGTAGCCGTAGTATATCAGCAGAACGCTAACCGTCTGGCTGTTTTCCATGATATTGATCTGTCCATTCAAATGTTTAGAGGTACATGTATTAACTTTCAGACTAAGGTTGTCATTAGTTTCGGAGAGAGTATCAAATCGTGTTATGATAGTTTGAAATAGGTCTGGTGCCTATGGTTAATACGAAAGATTGTCTTTGAAAATGTCTTGATCAAGGCTTGTTTCAGCACTGAAATCTGATCGTTAATTGTCTGTGCCAACATAACGACTAAACAGAAATTCTTATGAAATCATTAAGTCTTATAGAAATCTGACTTCTAGAAAGTACTTGCACTCCCCACTTTAGTTATCTATGAATCTTTTGAAGCATTATGATCATTCCAAGTAATTGCTATATAAAACGTACTGACATATTACGCTTTCATTCATGTAGGAGATGCATACAGACCTTTAGAGACCAGAAACACCAATGCTGTGACGTCCGTCCACGCCGTGACAGCGCTGTTTGCAACCACAGCAACTATTACCGTATTCTTCTCAAAGCAGTGGTTGTGAAACTTGGGAAGTTTAAACACTATTACATATATTTGCTCAACCAACGCCGTCCAGTGACTTCCATATTGTATAGATGCTAGAGAGACTCGAGTGGAGTATAGTAGGCTTTGACTTCATTGGCTGACTGCAATGTTTTGTTCGACGAGTGGGACACGCCATCGCAGTCAACGCTGGCACTGTAGACTTGCTGCTATCATGGATCATCGTATTGGTATCGATCCAGATCTTGCAGTGTGTAAGTATATATTTTAGGTTTGTATGGCGCTGGAGCATGAATGATCAAGTCGCCTAGAGCGTATTCAGTTGTGTGCCCCTGACAgttggttcaaatcccggattgctctcattgtgtttgttggtttgtcagCAATACAGTGGAGATCGAGAGTTGTAATCGTAAACGTCCGACCTTTTCGCCCAAACCGAGCTGGCACGGTGTGTTATAGCTAGAAGTATAATCATACAGGCcataaacccaactcactcactcaggtaagAAATGATATTTGACGGCCTTTCttaatatttcatgtatgtCTATAAATCTAAACCTCGACCAGATCCAACAGAACAATCAAATTGAGAGCATAATCAAAGCCCAATGTAATCGGGCACAATGACAGTTCAGACAGGTCACCGATGAAGATTAACACATTCAGTTAAGTTGACGCTTACGAACATGCTTATTCGATACTTACATAACTTCAGGAGGAAGGTAGAAGGGCCAAAGGATATCATTAGTaatttgttttcagtgtttacatTATTAATTGCATTAATTAGAATTGGATTCAATCTAACAATCCatcgttatttcaaactttgTGTCAACCAGTAATTCCTCATGTTTTTTGTGAGGTGTAATATAATGAGCTCACTTCTCCGCTCCTAGCGTAAACCTAACTTGGACTTTGCTACTATAAATATTAACGTCATATTCAAGTTGTTATTAAAACTGTGCTGTAAATATAGATGTACGATTTAAGCAAAAGGTTTTTTGTTCTTTCTTATTACTTCCTTCCGTCAGAACATGGACTGTAGGGTAGTCTATTGGTTGAAGCGTCCGCTCgtgacgctgaagacccgggttcgaatccccacataggCGCAATGTGTGAATACCATTTCAGGTGTTCTCccccttgatattgctggaatattgatgaaagcggCGCACAACCAtacccattcactcacccaattGCCCCCTTTCGAACATTTGGCTAGCCTTTGTGTTTGTGATTGGGCAAGCCTGAATCGAATCACATTTTCGGGAACACCCGGTGTCAGCAGCATGCAACAGTTTTACACACATGCTCATATTGCAGGCTCTTAGTAGATGTATCTTATGATTATGGAAAAGGTCTCCACGCTGTATTTGCGTCAGTGttgttttattcaaaagatAAAGAAACAGAAGCACGATGGCGTGGGGCAATTAGGCAGATTAAAGGTATATCCCTTTCTTTCATCGTATCAATTATTTCTGAGATCTGTCTGTAATATGACAACCCCGTCTCTTCTGAGTGACGCAGGTGTACAAGTG
Proteins encoded:
- the LOC137294399 gene encoding limbic system-associated membrane protein-like; this translates as MAVVVNVSVGVYDTGNLYCIFCRFSEAVSASARNCDRLSSSNSFSLSHMPLAPESEPIFDAPFINVTVKAGTTAILPCSVKHLGAHQVVWTDQWSTLLTFEDRRIIDDERISVERPYTKDWNLHIRAVRSTDKGVYNCQVNTSPVKIKTVNLFVQVPAKIIADLSSSDVTALEGETLTLVCNVTGVPMPTVTWYRHPLEDDGEKERIGMDGEVLVIYNVSRYCSDTYECVAFNDVPPAVNRQIKVTVQFPPEVRLPTKRIGQAVGKETILECVISASPHEISVWIRNGKELTDSEKYRIEIYEDKDHTITLSLRIRNINAFDFGQYTCMASNILGKDRETMALYDYSIYTKTTTRSPSTSPPALYTPFSHYPRATQRTPGHGGRTELQFVTIKQTTKHIPENNGDAYRPLETRNTNAVTSVHAVTALFATTATITVFFSKQWL